CAAGAACATCCCGCTGCTGGCGCAGCTTTTAGGCGTTCCGGACTCGGTTGTAGCGAACCGCCTAGCGCAAGCCCGTGCTTGGAGTGCCTATCGGCCTAGCAGGGTATTTACCGACTTGTCGTTTGAGACCTTTAGCCGGGTAGTCGAGAATCTGTACCGACTGCCTGGGGTGCAGTATGAGATCGACCAGCGTCGACGTTATCACACACCAGCACGGGCTGCTCATGCCTTGGGTTACGTGCGGGAAATTACGCGAGAGGAGCTTGGCCAGCTGCAGCAAGAAGACTATGCCATGGGCGATCGCATCGGTAAAGCAGGCCTGGAGAAGTTCTACGAAAAGGCCCTGCGCGGCGTGCCTGGGCGTGCCTTTAAACTGGTCAACATTCACGGTCAGGAGATCAAGCCCTATCGCGATGGTGCTGAAGATACGCCCCCTATCAGCGGCTACGACCTTCACTTGGGACTGGACTACCGGGTACAAGCCTTAGCTGAATCGCTTTTTGTGGGTAAGCGGGGTGCTGCCGTAGCACTGGATCCGAACAGCGGCGAGATCATTGCGCTGGTCAGCATGCCCGACTTTGATCCAGAGATCTTTGCTAGGTCTGTAGATCCGGCTACCTGGCACTACCTGACCAGTAGTCCTGAAAAGCCCATGTTCAACCGGGCTACGATGAGCGGTGTGCCCCCGGGGTCGACATGGAAGCCGTTTATGGCGCTTGTTGGACTTCAGGAAGGGGTGATCACCGAGCGCAGCACCATTTACTGCGGTGGCGGGTATCTACTTGGCGGGCGGCTTTTCCGTTGTCACGGCGGGGCCCATGGGGCGCTTAGCGTGCGAGAGGCCATTCAGTATTCGTGCAATACCTACTTTTTTACGGTGATGATGCGTCTTGATGTAAACACCTTCCGCCGCTGGGCTAACCGCTTTGGTTTTGGCGTACTGGCTCCCATGGATATTGCTGAACAGAATCCGGGCCTTATTCCCGATTCAAACTATTACAACCGGCGCTATCCGAGGGGCTGG
This sequence is a window from Rhodothermus bifroesti. Protein-coding genes within it:
- the mrdA gene encoding penicillin-binding protein 2 gives rise to the protein MVDYRLRARIFIGVISVLLGVLLLRLVQMQLVQTELYRGESRSSAIREQRVMPARGAIFDRNGVLLVDSAPAYSLLITPRYFDPKNIPLLAQLLGVPDSVVANRLAQARAWSAYRPSRVFTDLSFETFSRVVENLYRLPGVQYEIDQRRRYHTPARAAHALGYVREITREELGQLQQEDYAMGDRIGKAGLEKFYEKALRGVPGRAFKLVNIHGQEIKPYRDGAEDTPPISGYDLHLGLDYRVQALAESLFVGKRGAAVALDPNSGEIIALVSMPDFDPEIFARSVDPATWHYLTSSPEKPMFNRATMSGVPPGSTWKPFMALVGLQEGVITERSTIYCGGGYLLGGRLFRCHGGAHGALSVREAIQYSCNTYFFTVMMRLDVNTFRRWANRFGFGVLAPMDIAEQNPGLIPDSNYYNRRYPRGWTPGYTINLGIGQGDMTVTPMQLARYVAAIANGGTLYPPHLVRKLVHPETGQELQPKLPPAEHIPIKPEYFEIVREGMRRVMEAGTGRWVQLPGIPSGGKTGTAQAPGGRKDHSLFIMFAPFDDPKIAIAVLVENAGFGATVAAPIASLMAELYLTGQVATTPQRRYMLEHVLRQRSQPLSETPVVQAAASQ